DNA from Miscanthus floridulus cultivar M001 unplaced genomic scaffold, ASM1932011v1 os_1615, whole genome shotgun sequence:
cccggtgaagcatgccctcgaggaatgcaccatgctccggcgttactacgccaggctcgggctccccgacgacgatgagaccaggaaaaggggcgccggcgaaagggacggtgataaagatgatgggtttcccgaggtacgcaacgctttcatgatctttggcggaccctcggcatgcctcacggcgcgccagcgaaagagggaacgccgggaggtcttctcggtcagggtagccaccccccggtacctcgattggtctcgggaagcaatcacctttgaccgggatgaccaccctgattacgttccaaaccccgggcagtacccactggtcgtcgacccgatcatcggcaacacccggctcaccaaagtactcatggacggaggcagcggcctcaacatcctctacgccaacactctggagctcctggagctcgaccgatcgcggctccgaggcggttccgcgcccttccacggcgtcgtgccaggaaagcgcacgcgacccctcggacgCATCAACTTACCCGTCtgtttcggcactccctccaactaccgcaaggaggtcctcaccttcgaggtggtggaattcaagggggcttaccacgccatcttggggcgcccgtgctacgccaagttcatggcgatccccaactacacctacctcaagctcaagatgccaggccccaacggcgtcatcaccatcgagtccacgtacgaacatgcatacgactgcgatgtcgagtgcatcgagtacgccgaggccatcgtggaggccgagaccctcatcgccgatctcgtccagcttggtggcgaggttcccgacgccaagcggcgcgccggggCCTTCGAGTCCCGCGGAGGCTGTCAAGCACGTCCCCGTCGACCCCgccgtccccgacggccgaggactgaagatcagcgccaccctcgacagcaaataggaggccgtgctcgtcgactttctccgtgcgaacgtcgatatgttcgcatggagtccctcggacatgccaggcataccaagggaggtcgccgagcacgccttagatatccggccaggctccaggccggcaaagcagcgcctgcgccggtttgacgaggagaagcgcagggccatcggcgaagaagtacaGAAGCTCGTGgccgccgggttcatcaaggaagtatcccatcctagagtggttggctaaccctgtactagtcaggaagaaaagtggcaagtggaggatgtgcgtggactacactggtctaaataaagcatgcccgaaagtcccattcccactaccacgaattgaccaaatcgtcgactccactgcaggatgcgaaaccctctccttccttgatgcgtattccggttaccaccaaatcaagatgaaagagtccgaccagctcgcgacttctttcatcactccattcggcatgtactgctacgtaaccatgccgtttggcctcagaaacgcaggggccacttaccaacggtgcatgatccaagtctttggcgaacatatcggacgaaccgttgaggcctatgtggatgacatcgtagtcaagtccaggaaggccagcgatctcgtcggcgacctggaggttgccttcacatgtctcagaaagaaggacatcaagctcaaccccgagaagtgtgtcttcggggtcccccgaggcatgctcttaggattcatagtctcggaacgtgggatcgaggccaacccggagaaggtctcggccgtgaccaacatgggcccgatccgagacctcaaaggcgtgcagagggtcatgggatgccttgcggccctgagccgcttcatctcccgcctcggcgaaaaaggcctgcccctgtaccgccttttGAGAAaggccgagcgcttttcttggaccgccgaggccgaggaagccctcgccaggctcaaagcactactcaccaacccccccgtcctggttccgcccgccgagggcgaacacctcttgctctacgtcgccgcgacgacccaagtggtcagcgcggccgtagtcgtcgagaggcaggagaagggacacgctctgcccatccagcgacctgtctacttcatcagcgaagtgctctccgagactaagacacgttaCCCGCACATCCAGAAGTTAgtttacgccatagtcttggctcgacgcaagctgcgtcactacttcgagtcccacccggtgactgtggtgtcgtcttttcccctgggggagataatccaaaaccgggaggcctcgggtagaatagccaaatgggctgtcgaactcatgggggagaccttgtctttcgcgcctcggaaagcgatcaaatcacaggtcctggccgactttgtagccgagtggaccgacacacagctgccacccgttcaaatccaatcagaatgctggaccatgtacttcgacgggtctctgatgaagactggggccggcgcgggcctgctcctggtctcgcccctcggaatacacatgcgctacatgatccggcttcacttcgccgcctccaacaatgtcgccgaatacgaggccctcgtcaacggcctgcaaatcgccatcgaacttggagtacgacgtctcgacgtacggggtgattcgcagctcgtcgtcgatcaggtgatgaaagagtcaagctgccacgaccccaaaatgaaggcgtactgcgcgatggtacgtcgtctggagaacaagttcgacggtctcgaactcaaccacgttgcacgaaagttcaacgaggccgcggacgaactggcaaagatggcgtcggcacggaccccggcccctccgaacgtcttcgccagagacctccacaagccgtccgtcgactacgcctcggcgacggaagaggacccatcggccgagcccaccgcagggctcgaggccccctctgccgtcgagaccccgccagccgagcccgaggcgaTGGCGATTGACGAAGAGCCTCCCAAgaccgaccaaggaacggactggcgagtccctttccttgatcgcctcgtccgaggagagcttcctgctgacagaaccgaagcccgacggcttgcgcgtcgcgccaagacttacgtcctctgcaacggcgagttatataggcgcagcccgtctggtattctccaacgatgcatcaccaccgaggctggccaatccctacttcaggacttacacgcgggagtctgcgggcaccacgcggcgcctcggacgctcgtaggtaacgccttccgccaaggtttctattggccaacagcggtggccgacgccacgaagctagtacgcacctgcgagggatgccagtactatgctcgacagacgcacctcccagcccaagccctccaaaccatccccatcacatggccattcgctgtgtggggactggacatggttgggcctctgcagaaggcacccgggggctatacccatctgctggtagctatcgacaaattctctaaatggatcgaggctcgtccgatcgctcagatcaaatccgagcaagcggtgctgttctttacggatatcatccacaggttcggggttcctaacaccatcatcactgacaatgggacacaattcaccgggcgcaagttcctaacgttttgcgacgaccaccacgtccgggtggcctgggcggccgtagggcacccaaggacgaatggccaagtagagcgtgccaacggcatgatcctacgaggccttaagccaagaatattcgaccagttgaagaagtttggcaagaaatggcttgccgaactcccgtcagtcatctggagcctaagaaataccccgagccgagccacgggattcacaccgttcttcctggtctatggagccgaggccatcctccccactgacttagaatacggctccccgaggctacaggcgtacaacgagcaaagcaaccgcactgcccgcgaagacgccctcgaccaactggaggaagcccgcgacgtcgcgctactacactcagccaggtatcagcaagccctacgacgctaccaagcccggcgcgtccaaagccgggacctgaaggtgggcgacctagtgctgagactgaggcagagcaacaagggccgccacaagctgaccccaccctgggaggggccgtatatcgtcgctcaagtgctgaagcccgggacctacaagttagccaacgagaagggcgaaatcttcaccaacgcttggaacatagaacagctacgtcgtttctacccttaaatttccaaacgttgtttacattgtttctcgaaataaataaagaagcgttctttaattgttataatctttcgaggaacccccttatagacaaatcggctgtatagaacccaaggaccgaaagatcgtctcaagggcgaaaaggccggccgagtcgtgagaacggcctatgcctctgggctacggcagctccctcaccaccgtttcgcccaaaggacagcttaggttccgaggaagttctttgcagagaggttatctatcgataggggctcgacgtcactataacgcaataagggagactcggctctgcctctgcaaagtcgagcctccctcgggggctaaaaagggggaacccccctaagtcccggacaccatttctcaaccgtttttccgaaaatttccacaccaaactctctcgcgctccgacgggaccttcgcaagaaacccaaagaccaaaagcctgtctagaggccaaagggccggctgagtcgtgagaacggcctacgcctctgggctacggcagctccctcaccgcccttcgccgaaggacggcttaggttccgagggatttcttcgcGATCGGGACAGAGGGCACGAACTtagaaatagaatggaaaacggttaagaagcacacatacgcaaatactttaagggcctcgacggccacaaaaaaaacgtcacgattcggcaactaactcgatccggttacatggccccttttggcccaggtcaaagctcaaggatcggcggctggcgcgggaggaaccacctcttcttcgaacagcttggccaacgcggtgccaggtgcctcggccgcctccaacagcctcacgacctctgcatcagcctcctcgtcatcttctggcaacacgtagccgtcgctgacagcctcgaggttgatggcgtagtgcgaggagacgacggccagggcgcgcttgacacccgtgtgcaacgcccctcggagtctctcgcggacgtggccgctcaacgcgatgaggcggctcccaagggagctagctgattggacctcctcgacgtccagagcctcgcaggcagaccggacagcgctgcgcagcgcctcgtgctcccggacctcgacatccagcgctgcttgcgccgcgacggaggcctcagccgcctgggaggcctctttctccagatctacgtcgcaacaaggggtcaggagtcaagcgcgaaccaggacaaaaagagcaaatggaacgaggaacatggttcagcagaacttaccctcggccttgcccttccaggctgagacctcgacccgagaggcctcggccgccttggtagcctccgccagggcgacttttgtcgcctgatgctcgctctgctccgcacccagctgcccggctgtagccttcgcagaggccgtcgcttcttgggcccgaagcctgaaggagtctcgctcctcctccagttccttgatcttggccaccagaggggcggactgctccttagccatggccaactccgcctgaatgtcggcacaacgaaggcggaggtcctccacttccgcactccgcgccgacaatagtccctgggcatcggcaagcaagcccttctggcgccggagctggtcccagatatccctctcatttcgcaggaacaccgatttcccaagggatcgggtctcgagctcctaaggaggcaaaacaaaaaacacacgTCAAAACACTGCGagcgggctcggagagaaaacaacgcggcacgagaggggaaagtactcacccgagtgacaccaggcaagtccctttccatgacagtcatcgctgtctgcaacgACCGCACGGCCAATCGGCGATactcctcgagggtatcccagcgccccccctcggcgacgtcctcaagggcgaacacaggctccccctcgggatcagcctggtcccgccagaaaacacgcgggaagttccacccacggggctcgggccgtagcgggacaagggccgaactcccctcggcaggatctgggacttgttgctccgcggtactggccgcctcgacgtccgccgcctccttccctcgggaggaatcatcagacgagattgtctgaaccaggggcggcgccaaaatttgccccgtctccacctccatcgcctcggtctcgacggacccgagggctctggcctccgccatctctaccttgatggcctcggcgtccaccgccctgacgtcggaggtcttgggggctccggcctcgccctcagtggcctcggcaatagcagacgccccagcctccttcgcggccgcctcggccccctgttcctgggcagcctcctcctccactcgctccgcggccgcctcggccccctgttcctgggcagccgcctcctccgaaacgacctcacccgacgccgcgccacgtcgCACGcctgcctgcgcctccgctgcctgatgggcggaagagctaacgttcaccttgagcgccttacggggcgccaagggagggtctcccaccagaagcgtctggctgcaagaaaagacactcccaaggtcagcacgcaaccaaggggcaaacaagaagcggactccgccaggaaagacgcttaccgcgaacggggatgcaaccgcttcgacaccgtccgcctcctctgcaacggcggcggtggtggcagcaacgcggcctcggtgtccaccagcgccagctggtccccgtcggaccccggcacctcctcgacccttcgcggagataatggggtcgcccccaccgtcacccgctcaacctccaccgtcgaacccatcgggccgacggcacgctcctccgacacccgcgcctcgggtgtgccggcctcggcgccgggacgggccaccactggccccgggacacctcctccttctcctaggggcgtcaggctccttgccggcgccccgggaaccatctccctgatgtcggggaggtgttccaggcaggccgtccccacctcgcacccaccgccgtcgctcgaagaatccgacaccgacggcgagggagacggctccaaagggagaccgtcgagcctctggcgccggcgacgggcgtccagcttttcgcgcgcgaggatcttcttcgtgcgcttcgcctcctgggcatctttcttcttcttctcctcctcggcacgcgccctgttcacggatcgccgccgggcgtcctcaggaacgggcggcggggagcctcgcacgtctcttatcccctgtgagagcgacgaagtaagacaacagaccaaaaaggcgaaaaacaagaaggacgcgaaagcctcgacaacatccaacttaccagcgagacatacccccgcgacgggcgcatcgggaacggcatcaagtcatcgagcctcggcttcccgtctaccgcctccctcacccgacgcagggtctcgtcatcggtaagggcgaaggcggacatcttgataccggcgaccgggtcgctcggcgtcatctcgaacagccgccgtcgccgggccattagcggcaacaccctccggcggtgaaaggccgccacgaccacggccgccgaaaggccgcagtcacgcagcttccccaaggccctcaagagcggttccagcctaggctggtcgaccttgatgacgccgtacccccatttctccggttgactctctacaacccgcccggtataagggggaagtcctccgccgtcgttgcggaggtagaaccagccgtcataccaacgacggttggacgttgacagctgggccgggatgtagagggactgccggtcttggcgcacgtggagggtgcagccgccggccctctgcgccttccgagcccccctcgttccccccggcttggaggtgaacgtcgctcgaaacaaatggagccacaactcccagtggggagcgatccctagatacccctcgcagacggcgacgaagatggccgcctgcgcgatggagttggggctgaaattgtgcagctccacgccatagtagtgcgggagtgcccgcatgaagctatccgccggcgacccgaagcctcgctcgtggaagacgacgaagctcaccacgtaaccgtcgcgcggcctcggctccgactcgtcccccggagcaatccactccggctcgtcggggtcggtgatcgggcgaagaagaccggcctccacgagcgactgcagcttctcctcggtgacgtcggaccgctcccagggatccgccgggaggatgacgggaccaccagccattgcgcggcggaggacgctgctacagcggtaatctctctccctctctctttcgatctctcgccctcgcacttctcttccccggcgctctatgctctcagcgacggcacggaggcagcaaaggcgaacgcggaaaaggtaaggagggagagggcgaggctgtttgcgtatttatgcagggacgaatcgaaaccaccgggcgacgaaatcggggaagtttcccccaggaaatccggcgcggttatccagatccggtcttaccgcccactccctcctcattaattgcgcgtgcagttacgtcccgtcgactGACGCCACGTCACGCCCAACCGCAGCAGCTGCAGGCGCCGTCccacctccccgaaaaagctgcctcaaaaggcgcgcctgccgttgctaaccgcagggagagaggtaacccccacccgattcctttcaggcaaagggaccaggcaccgagcccgttacggtccaggggttcgaaggctgggccctcaggggtttcgacagccgccccaggacaacagagtcaggggcgactacgggcgagcctatgcgaggccgaggcccaagcaagcgaaacgcttgggatgccctgtgtcgtgtccgagaccggcagggaagtctccgaatgggatcccaccgtagggaggcaccgagccaccgaggcccagcgaacggcctcggcacccactagagaaaccctccggtactcttggagcgcgtctccggaccgctagccgacccccagcgaacggggtacgggcctccactcggacttacccgataacagctcaccggaaatgccgtcgctcgcgcccaccgagggtagcgtggcatcttccacccctccttccgagcgaaaaggaagcgcgagggtcgaacaaaaagtcaggagaatccctgacggccctctcgctccgcgcagaggctaagggactcttcctgcaaaacgttGCCGAGTCCCAGCGACCTGGGCTCGCACGCGAGGGGACTCGGCaacacaaaccctccttccgagcgaaaaggaagcgcgagggtcgaacaaaaagtcaggagaatccctgacggccctcttgctccgtgcagaggctaagggactcttcctgcgacacattgccgaatcccagcgacttgggctcgcacacgagggggctcggcaatacaaaccctccttccaagcgaaaaggaagcgcgagggtcgttcaaaaagccggaagaactcctgacggccctcttgctccgtgcagaggctagggagctccttctgcaaaaagacgccgagaccccgcgacctaagctcgcacccgaggggggctcggcagtcagaccctcacacgcgaggggcgaaccaaaagccaggggacctctgaccgctctctcgctccgcgcgagagactcgggggccctcctgcaactttgccgagacccagcagctcaggctcgcacacgagtgggctcggcaaacagccccccccccccgtccgagcgaaaaggacgggcgggggacgggcaaaaaagacgggaggacccctgaccgccctctcgctccgtgcggaggctcgggggctcttcctgcacccgagataaagacaagcgacccaagcccgttacggtccaggggttcgaaggctgggcccccaggggtttcgacagccgccccaggacaacagagtcaggggcgactacgggcgagcctatgcgaggccgaggcccaagcaagcgagacgcttgggatgccctgtgtcgtgtccgagaccggcagggaagtctccgaatgggatcccaccgtagggaggcaccgagccaccgaggcccagcgaacggcctcggcacccactagagaaaccctccggtactcttggagcgcgtctcaggaccgctagccgacccccagcgaacggggtacgggcctccactcggacttacccgataacagctcaccggaaatgccgtcgctcgcgcccaccgagggtagcgtggcatcttccacccctccttccgagcgaaaaggaagcgcgagggtcgaacaaaaagtcaggagaatccctgacggccctcttgctccgcacagaggctaagggactcttcctgcgacactttgccgagacccagcggctcagactcgcacacgaggggtctcggcaaaacaaaccctccttccgagcgaaaaggaagcgcgagggtcgaataaaaagtcgggtgaacccctgacggccctctcgctccaggcggaggctaaggggctcttcccgcagcatcgtcgaggccctgcgatccgaactcgcacccacgggcccggcaaacacaatgtaactccccactcgaaagagagaaaagcccctggagaagtgaaatcactcctccagggcctcgggggctacacccggcgggtgcgctcgcgcgcacccaccgaaacccccCGAAAACAAAAcaacatcccgacaggaactatcaagagccaattctcgtcagaacctcagggggagtgcctccactccccccaaggctcgggggctactgtcggataccgtgagaaggggtaccctaagcaaaatccaaaaaacgactgcttagacttcgtaaagatcgaaaccagctaaacgctgttggcctcggccgattctccgactcgcccgaggctccaagggcctcggccgattctccgactcgcccgaggcccatcgccgcaggcctcggccgattctccgattcgcccgaggccccctcgctaccgaccccgagcgattccccgccaaaggccacggccgggccaccgaccctccgtctcgcgcaaggcaggctcggcagcactccgccgcctcttccttctcccgtccctctgacaaaacgtcgtgtcacatcagCTCAGCCGACTGTTGCCCCTGACGACaaccgcacgcccggcacagtacagcagaatggccgatgggacaggaggcaggactgggcaggggttacccgccactgtactaaccaccgtgacgcccatgcctcactatgctgccaactcctgcaccgaggacaatgcagcgtggggagccacatctgggctactgtagcctcggaatcagtacccaaggccaataactccccccaagaacctcgacagtttgcttcacgggctcggcagcctgagggtccatgaccaccgagccccccgcgatggctcggcctcggcatagccGCCGCCCCCTACGgcgtcattacacggcaacccgcacgtcgcccgccatgtcctgcatcaagccgtactggagccccacgacgcacaagaccgagtacgaccagcatgtcacttccgcacgtcctatcgaggcgctcaaccactccgacaaatcacacggcggcgcagtgcagcgacgtggcagatcagacgtccgtcacgtcagcaccctgccatccacgacgggactgtgcaagggttaccggctactgtgctgcctaaactcctgcaccaaggacggacacgacgtggggagtcagaaccgggttcctgtgacctcggggccagcgaaccgaccgctccgccccgctcgagacccccgatgagcctcggattccgcctcgcccgagactcccggtagggcctcgggcgaactggccatgctccgcctcgcccgaggctgggctcgtcccgcaatctcgtcacctccacctcaaaagtcactctggcaggctatcgcatccaattaatgcacccagctgcccgcaCTACGAAAGTCACGATCGGCAGCATGccgcgacaggacaacggtcaaatcgcctttttaccatcccttactgacgatacagggcaccgtatcctgtagacgcgtgttcggcactgttccgcccaaatcaactatcggcgatggccgcccagacctcacattgccacccgctaaaggcctcggcacagcaggcctcggcacagtgggtctcggcctcagcgcgacaggtctcgacacagcctactacagcagccaccaggcctcggcatttcaccaagtcaacaaaagtacaagagcgcagcatgtcgtcagccttgaagaccataccgactagacatcgactggaactcccacgacgccatactgcttcagggagcggaatacgtcagcaaaaagtagccttctcatgtacctctcgcttcctccttgtaactataaaaggaggtagccagggccatttctggggcaGGAGGAcaaaacacaccgatagaatcgCGCACTaccacgctgcttgggagcaacgtcccaagcagttcgcacc
Protein-coding regions in this window:
- the LOC136534182 gene encoding uncharacterized protein is translated as MVPGAPARSLTPLGEGGGVPGPVVARPGAEAGTPEARVSEERAVGPMGSTVEVERVTVGATPLSPRRVEEVPGSDGDQLALVDTEAALLPPPPPLQRRRTVSKRLHPRSRQTLLVGDPPLAPRKALKVNVSSSAHQAAEAQAGVRRGAASGEVVSEEAAAQEQGAEAAAERVEEEAAQEQGAEAAAKEAGASAIAEATEGEAGAPKTSDVRAVDAEAIKVEMAEARALGSVETEAMEVETGQILAPPLVQTISSDDSSRGKEAADVEAASTAEQQVPDPAEGSSALVPLRPEPRGWNFPRVFWRDQADPEGEPVFALEDVAEGGRWDTLEEYRRLAVRSLQTAMTVMERDLPGVTRELETRSLGKSVFLRNERDIWDQLRRQKGLLADAQGLLSARSAEVEDLRLRCADIQAELAMAKEQSAPLVAKIKELEEERDSFRLRAQEATASAKATAGQLGAEQSEHQATKVALAEATKAAEASRVEVSAWKGKAEDLEKEASQAAEASVAAQAALDVEVREHEALRSAVRSACEALDVEEVQSASSLGSRLIALSGHVRERLRGALHTGVKRALAVVSSHYAINLEAVSDGYVLPEDDEEADAEVVRLLEAAEAPGTALAKLFEEEVVPPAPAADP